The genomic window GTGAACGGAGCCGCGACCTTCCCCGGCCCCGCGGCCCTACTCCCGGTAGGGGGTGCCGCGCTCGTAATCCTCGCCGGTGAGACACCCACGCGAACGGGTGTGGATCGCCTGCTGGCGAGCGGACCGGCTCGAACGGTCGGCCGGTATGCGTTCAGCCTCTACGCGTGGCACTGGGTCGTGCTGGTGCTCGTGGTGCTCATTACCGCGGACTCCGCGATCGGCGTCGTCCAAGGGGCGGCAATCGTCGCGGCTTCGATGGTGCTCGCGGTTCTCTCGCAGCGCTTCATCGAGCGCCCCTCCCAGCAGTCGCCTCCATCACTCCGCCGGTCGCTCGCCATGGGTGTCGTCGTGGCACTCGCGATCACCGGATCGGTCGGCTGGCTGCTCCATTCCGCGCGGCTTGCGACCGACTCCGGTTCGTTGAGCCAGGCCGCGGACGGCTCGAACGAACCTGGAGCAACGGCTGTTGCCGGGGGTGGGCTCGAAGCACCCTCGACCCTGCCGACGGATATCCTGCTCGCGGCGGCTCACGATGTCCCCGCGGTGTACGCAGACGATTGTATTGCGCGTGATCGCGACATCGTGGAATGCGAGTACGGTGACCCCGACTCGGACCGAGTTCTCGCGCTGGTCGGAGGATCGCACTCGGGACAGTGGTTCTCTGCGCTGGCGGAGATCGCCGCAGCGCGCGGATTCCTGCTCCGCACCTACCTCCGCGACGAGTGCTATTTCGGCGAGCCTGGCATGGATCTGTACCTCAGCGACGATTGTGACGCGTGGAACCATGCGGTCGCCGACCGTCTCGCGGAACGGGAGCACATGGTGTTCACCACCGCCACCCGGCCGAACCGTTCCGGGTCCGGGGCGATCGAGTGGGTTCCCGACGGCTATCAGGAGTCCTGGCGTCGTCTCGCCGACGCGGGTGTGCACACGATCGCGATCCGGGACACTCCGTGGCTCGATCATGACCCGATCGATTGCCTGGCCGATGGCGGAGACTCGATCACGTGCGGCGTGCCGCGCGAGATCGAGCTGCTTCCGACGAATCCCGCCGCATCCGTTTCGCTTCCCGACGTCACCCACGTCGATCTCAACGACTTCATCTGCCCCGACGACTTCTGCCCGGCGATCATCGGCGGCACGCCCGTGTATCGCGACCCCAACCATCTCACTGCGCGCTACGCCGCCTCGATCTCGCCGATGCTGGACATCCGGCTCGGCGAGGCGACCGGGTGGTGGTGAGCATGGCCGTTCATGGCATCCGCCCAGGCTCCGCCCGAGACGAGCCCATTCACCGAGGAGTCCCGACGTGATCACCACCACTCCGACCACATTCGACGGCCATACGGCGAAGACGACGCTCTCCATCGATGGCCGAGCCTTCGACCTGCAATACCGTGCACACAACAAGTTGCGGCCGCCGAGGAACTGGGGCGACGTCTGGCTGCCCCTCGCACTGTTCCCTGCGATGCGATTGCAGCGACGACTCCGGTTGGGCGACCCCGTTTCGCCGCGCCTGTCGAGGTCGATGAAGAGCCTGCAAGGGCTCCTGCATGAGTGGTATCCCGAGTTTCGTTCCATCGCGGTCGAGCACCCGGCTGGCACCGTTCGCGTGAGCAGGCGCCGCCGGGTCGCGCAGTTCTTCACCGGCGGGGTCGACTCATTCTCCACGCTTCGAGCGAATCCCGATGTCGAGGTCCTCGTCTACGGACATGACCTCGTTCACGACGTCGAGGCGGTTCGTGAACGCATCTCGAGCCATCTCGCGCGCGCGGCCCACGACACGGGACGCGAGCTGCTCGAGATCGACATGGACGTCCGCCGAATGCTCGATGAGTTCGGTGAGTGGGGTGGACAGACGCATGGGGCGGTGCTGGCCTCGATCGGCGCGCTCGCCGGACGAACCGTCGGCGACATCCTGATCCCTTCCACCCACTCGTACTCATCTCCTGAGCCATGGGGATCGCATCCGATGCTCGATCACTTGTGGACTTCGGACCAGCTCGCCGTCGTCCACGACGGAGCCGAACTGTCGCGGTTCGAGAAGATCCGCCTGCTCGATGCGACGGCGCTCCGATACCTGCGCGTCTGCTGGCAGACGACAACGACGATCAACTGCTCTGAGTGCGAGAAGTGCGTACGGACGATGACTTCGCTCGAGATCCTCGGTCGTCTTGACGAAGCGACGACGTTCCGCGCGCCATTGCCGCTCAGTCGGCTCCGCACGCTCGATATCCGGAACGCGAGCGATCGCGCCTTCACCATCGAGAACCTCGAGGCGGCCGCTCGGGCTGGTCGCGGGGACATCGTGGACGCGCTCCGGAGCGCCTTGGCTGGTTGACCGCCGTCGGATCGCAGCCGTGCGGTAGGGGGAGCCGTGTTCGCCGCCGGATCAGGCTCCGAGTTCGCGGAATGCCAGGCTCGAGGCATCCGTCGCGTCGGCGGTGACCGGCGCGAACGCGTCGAAGCCGTCGGCGGTGACGCGGTCGAGCAGCGCCCGGAAGTTCTTCACGCGGCGTTCCAGCCGCACCCTGGCGCCGGATGCCACGAGCTCGGCCTTGAGCGCGAGCAGCGCGCCCTGCGGGACGTCGGCGTCGTAGACGAGCACGACGGCGCGGGGCCGATCGGCGGCCGAGGCGCCGATGAGGTCGACGATCCGCTCGAACCCGATCGAGAACCCGCACGCGGGAACCTCGCGGCCGAGGAACCGGCCGATCATCCCGTCGTACCGGCCGCCGCCGCCGAGCGAGTAGCCGAAGTCGGGGTGGGCGATCTCGAAGATCGTGCCGGTGTAGTAGCCCATGCCGCGCACCAGGGTCGGGTCGAACTCGATCGCCGCCCCGGGCAGGGCGGTACGGAGCGCGAGCAGGTCGCGGTACGCGTCGAGGTCGAGCCACGACGGCGGCGGCACGACCCCGTCGTGCAAGTGCCAGTCGGCGTTCGCGAGCGCCACGAGCTCGGCCGCGACATCCGCCGACCCGCCGACGATGCCGAGCTCCCGCAGTTCGCGGGCCACGCCCTCCGGGCCGATCTTGTCGAGCTTGTCGATGGTGATGAGCGCGCGCTCCCGCAGGTCGTCGGCGACGCCCCATGACGCGAGCACCCCCGCGAGGATGCGCCGGTCGTTGAGGCGGATCGTGCAGCCGGTGAGCCCGAGCTCGTCGAGGGCGGCGACGGTCGCGGTGAGCAGCTCGAGTTCGGCGAGCGGCCCCGCCTCGCCGATGATGTCGATGTCGCACTGCACGAATTGCCGGTATCGGCCCTTCTGCGGGCGCTCGGCGCGCCAGACCGGCGCGATCTGGATCGCCCGGAAGACCGGAGGGAGCTCGGCCTGGTGCGTGGCGTAGAACCGCGCCAGCGGCACGGTGAGGTCGTATCGCAGGCCGAGGTCCGCGAGCGAGAGCGCGTCGCCGGAGGCCGCCGCCGCCGCGAGGTCGTCGCCCGTGAGCCCTCGCTTCATGACCGCGAACGCGAGCTTCTCGTTGTCGCCGCCGAGCCCGGCGTGCAGGCGCGAGGCGTCCTCCATCACCGGCGTCTCGATCTCGTCGAAGCCGTGCGACGCGTACACGCGGCGGATGACGCCGAGCGCGTGCTCGCGACGGGCCTTCTCGGCGGGCAGGAAGTCGCGCATGCCGCGCGGGGGCGTGACGGAAGCGGCCATGCGCTCCATTCTTCCAGTCCGCGGCGTGCACCCGATTCCGCAGGGCTTCCCACCCTCGCATCCGGGGGCGAGCCCCACTGCGGAGACGGCGTCGCGATCCGTACGCTCGCCGGGTCCACCGAATCGAACGGAGCCGCCTGCCGTGTCCGAGATCGACCTCGCGCGCCTCGCGTTCGCGCTCAGTGCCGCGCTGCACTGGGTGTTCGTCATCGTGACGCTCGGCCTCGTGCCCATCGTCGCGACGCTGCACACGGTCGCCGTGGCGACCGGGAACCCGCGCACCGAGCAGCTCACGCGACACCTCGGCCAGGTGTACCTCATCAACTACGCGACGGGCATCGTCTCGGGCCTCGTGATGGAGTTCCAGATCGGCATGAACTGGTCGGGGCTCGGCGAGGTGACCGGCAACGTGTTCGGGGCGCCGCTCGCGATCGAGACGATCGTCGCCTTCTTCGCCGAGGCCACGTTCCTCGGCCTGTGGATCTTCGGCTGGCGCGTCCTCCCGCGCTGGCTGCACGTCGCACTCATCTGGCTGGTCGTCGCGACCGCGTACCTCTCGGCGTTCTGGGTCCTGGTGGCCAACGGGTTCATGCACAACCCCGTCGGCTTCGAACTGCGCGACGGCGTGGCGGTGCTCACCGACTTCGGCGCGGTGCTCGCCAACCGCAGCACCTGGCTCGCCCTCGCGCATATCGTCGGCGCCGCCGGCTGGGTGGGCGGTTTCGTCGTCGCCGGCATCGGGGCGAGGATGCTGCTGCGCGACCGGGCGGATGCCTCGGGCCGCACGCTCGTGCGCATCGGCATCCCGATCGTGGCGGTGGCGGCACCGCTGCTCGTCGTCGCGGGCGGCATGCAGTTCCCCTTCGCACGCACCTCGGACGCATCGGTCGAGTTCGCGGCCTCGCCGGGGTGGGCCGACGTGCTCCTCGGCGTCATGGCCCTGTTCGGCGTGCTGACCACGCTCGCGACCTGGTTCGCGATGCTGCCGCTGCTGATCCGCACGGCGGTCGCGAGGGTGCGCCCGCTGCTGCACCTGATGGTGTGGATGATGCCCGTGCCCGTGCTCGTCGCCGTGTGCGGCTGGATCGTGCGGGAGACCGCGCGCCAGCCGTGGGCGGTGGCCGGAGTGGTCACCGTCGAGGACGCCGCGACGACGCTCCCGGTCGGCATGCTGGCCGCCTTCGGCGTCGCGACCGTCGCGGTCACGGCGACCCTGCTGGTCGTCGACTGGTCGCTCATCGCCCGCACGATCGCGCGGGGGCCCGAGGCATCCGCCCTCGGGGCCGGGCCCGCCGCCGACGTCGGAGCGCCCGTCGTGGCGCAGGAGGTGAGGTACTGATGGATGCCGCGCTCATCGCGGTGCAGGCGACGCTCGCCGTGCTCCTCGCCGGCTACCTCGTGGTCGAGGGCGGCGTCATCGGGGCAGGCATGCGGGCCTGGCCGGCACGCACGACCGCGAGCACCACCGCGCGCACGACGGCCGCGGCTCCCGCGCATCCCGGCACCGGCATCGGCGTCGGGTTCCTCCTGTCGGAGGCGTGGACCGTCGCGGTCATCGGCCTCCTCGCCGGCGCGTTCACGGCATACGAGGCCGGGCTGCTCGTCGGTGCGTACCCGTTCGCCGCGGCGTACCTCGTCGCCTGGCTCGTGCGCGACGGGGCGCTCTGGTTCGGGCCGCGCCGCGCGTCGGCCCGCTGGGCGCGCACGTGGTCGAGGCTGCTCGCTGCCTCGAGCGCCGTGATGGCCTCGGCATCCGGTGCCCTGCTCGGCGCGGCCGTCGCCGTCGCTCCCGCCGGACATCACGTCGAGGCCGGTGCCGCGATCGCCTCGCCGCTCGTCTGGCTCGGCGCGATCACGGCGCCGGTGCTGATGCGGCTGCTCGGAAGCGCCGATGCCTCCCGCACCCGGACCGCCGCGACGATCGCGGCCGCCGGGTTCGCCGTCGCGCTCGTCGCCGTCGGCAGCCCGGTGCTCACGGGCCTGGCCTCGGATCCGGCGACGCTCGCCGTGATCGCGGCGGCCGGCCTGCCGGTGCTGGTGCCCGTGATCGCCGTGCAATTCGCGTGGTGGTTGCGGAGCCGCTCGCCGTCCCCGTTCTTCACGTGGCCGTCGCCTGCTGCGGCGGCGCCTGTGCCTGCGGCTGCGCCGGCGGCGTGAGCTCGGCTCAGCCGGCTGCGGCCTCGACGCCCCGCACCCGGTCGCCGAATCCGCGGATCGCGCCGCGAAGCGCACGCTCGGGGTCGAGGCCGCGCGCACGCGCGGCCGCGACGATCGCGAACAGCTCGGCCCCCAACTCCTCCTCGTCGGCGAGTCGAGCGACGAGGGCCTCCGCCGTCGGCGAGGCATCCGGGGCGACATCCGCCTTCTCGGCCTTGCCGATGACCTTGTCGGCCAGCGCCAACGCGGGCATGCCGGCCGGCACGCCGTCGAGCACGCTCGTGCGGTGCGGCTTCTCGCTCGCCTTGAGGTCCTCCCAGAACGCGACGACGTCGGCCGCGGTCTCGGCCTCGCGGTCGCCGAAGACGTGCGGATGCCGCGACACCATCTTCGCCGTCATGTGACGTGCCACGTCGTCGATGTCGAAGTGCTCCCCCGGCGTGTGGGCGGCGAGGTCGGCGTGGAACAGCACCTGGTACAGCACGTCGCCGAGCTCCTCGATCATCTCGGCGCGGTCACCCGACTCGATCGCCTCGACCAGCTCCCAGCACTCCTCGACCAGGTAGCGCACGAGGCTCTCATGGGTCTGCTCGGCATCCCAGGGGCATCCGCCGGGCGCGCGCAGCCGGGCGACCATCGCGACCAGCTCCTCGAGGCCCTCGTGCGTTCCCGACTCGGCGTGCTCGCTCATGCCGACAGCCTAGGCGCGGGCAGCCGGCTCAGTGGATCGCCGCGAGCGCGACGCCGACGACCAGGAACAACGATCCGAAGACCCGGTTGAGCACCGTCTGGCCGCGCACCGACCGGGTGACCCGTCGGAACGACCGCGCGGCGATCGCGAAGAACCCCCACATGACGGCGACGTCGACCGCGATCACGGTGGCCGCGACCATGAGGTACTGCGGCAGCAGCGGGGCATCCGTCCGGATGAACTGCGGCAGGAACGCGAGGAAGAAGACGATGGCCTTCGGGTTCAGCAGGTTGACCAGCAGGCCCCGCCGGAACAAAGACCACGCCGACTCCGTCGCGAGAGCCGTGGCCGCCGGCGACGTGGCCGGGCCACCGGGCGCCGCCGGATCATCGCCCGGCGCCGCCACCGGGCGCGCGAGGAACTGCCGGATGCCGAGGTAGACGAGGTACGCCGCACCGCCGTACCGGATGACGTCGAACAGCAGCGGCGAATTCGCGACCAGCACCCCGAGGCCGAGCGCCACGATCACGATGTGCACGACGAGGGCCGCCTGCTGGCCGAGGATCCCCCAGATCGAGCGCAACAGGCCGACGCCGAGCGCGTTGCGCATGGTGTTGATCGCACCCGCACCGGGCGTGAAGCTGATCACCACGCTCGCCGCGAGCAGGGCGAGCCAGAGGGGGACGGACACCAGACGATGATAGGTCGCCGCGCGACCGGGCCCGGCCGCCCGTTAGGATTCCATGAGGAGTGCCGGGAAGTCTGGTCGGCCGACGCCCGTCGTCGAACACGACTTCCGACGCGCCGAGCCGAGTGCCGAGCGCCGACGCCTGACAGGGGATCTGCATGCACCTGCTCCGTTCCGAACGACTCTCCGCCATCCTGCTGCTCATCGCGGCAGGGCTCGGCCTCCTCCTCGCGAACCTGTCATTCGGCCCCGAGCTGATCGACCTCAAGAACGCGCACATCGACCTGCACGCGATCGGGCTCGACCTCTCGGTCGGCCACTGGATCAGCGACGGCCTGCTCGCGGTCTTCTTCTTCATCGTCGCCGTCGAACTCAAGCGCGAGCTCGTGATCGGCGAACTCAACTCGTTGTCGAAGGCGCTGCTGCCGGCGATCGCCGCGATCGGCGGCGTGGTCGTGCCCGCGCTCATCTTCCTCGCCTTCACGTTCGGCACGGAGACGGCCAACGGCTGGCCGATCCCCACCGCGACCGACATCGCGTTCGCCCTCGGCATCCTGGCGGTGTTCGGCCGCTGGCTGCCCATGCGCGTGCGCGTGTTCCTGCTCGCGCTCGCCGTGATCGACGACCTCATCGCGATCCTGTTCATCGCGTTCTTCTTCACCGCCGACGCCGACCTCGCCTCGCTCGGGTTCGCGGCGATCGCGATCGCCCTGTTCGGCGCGGTCAGCCGCATCATGAAGCCCCGCTCGCCGTGGATCCTCGCGCGCAGGCCGCAGTGGCCGATCGTCCTCGTGCTGTGCGTGCTCGCGGTGCTCGCCTGGTACTTCGTCTACCAGTCGGGCGTGCACGCCACGATCGCGGGCGTCGCCCTCGGGTTCGTGATGTCGCGCCGCCCCGGCGGGCGCGCGGCGCACGCGCTCGAACCGTGGTCGAACGGCGTCATCCTGCCGCTGTTCGCCCTGTCGGCCGCGATGGTCGCGATCCCGCAGGTGCGTCCGAGCGAACTCGACCCGGCGTTCTGGGGCATCCTCGTCGGCCTGCCGGTCGGCAAGATCATCGGCATCACGCTCGTCGGCGTGCTCTCGGCGCTCGTCGTGCGGAAGAAATCGGGCACCCCGGCTCTCGGGTTCACCGACCTCCTCGTCGTCGGAGCCCTCGGCGGCGTGGGCTTCACGGTGTCGCTCCTCATGAACGAACTCGCGTTCGCCGCGCAGCGGGACGTCGCCGACGAGGGCACGCTCGCGGTACTCCTCGGGTCGGGCATCGCGATCGTGATCTCCGCGATCGCGGTCACGCTGCGCTCGAACTGGTATCGCACGCAGAAGCGCGCATCCAAGGGCGTCGGCGGCGCGTTCTCGCGCTGACGTCGCCATGGCACGATGGACGGGTGCCGACGAACGACCCTGCCAGCCGACACCTGACCGCCGAGCTCGCCCCCGTGCGCTACCGCGGGTTGCGGAAGGCGGTGCACTACGTCGTCCTCACCGCGGGCGAGGCGATGGGGCTCGGTGGCCCGTCCGTCGCCGACCTGGTCGTCCGGCGTCGTGACACCGACCTGCCGATCATCCGCACGAAGGCGGGCTCGCTCGACGTGGCGGATCGGCTGCTGCTCGCGGTGCGCGCCGACCTCGACCGGCTGAGCGTCGAGGAGTTCATCGCCGAGTGGGGTCACCTGCGCGACTGAGGCCTCGCCCGATCAGCGCACGGATGCCTCAGCCGTCGCGCCTCCCGCGCTTCCGTCGGCGGGCTGCTCGACCGGGAAGATCGCCGTCAGCAGCCGCGACACCCACTCGATGAGGTCGGCGTCGCCCGGCGCCTCGCCCCCCGGGGTCGGGAACGGCACGAGGATCACGTCGTTCTGCGCGAAGACCTTGGCGCCCGGGTAGAGGCGTTCGAGCCGCACGCGACGCGAGTCCGGGATCCTCGCCGGTGCGATCCGCAGCTTGGTGCCGGTCGCGATGAGGTCGCTGAGGCCGGCGACCTGCGCCTGGCGGCGCAGCCGCGACACCGACACGAGGTGCTGCACCGTCTCGGGAGGTTCGCCGTACCGGTCGACGAGCTCCTCGACGACGAGGTCGATCTGCCCGTCCTTCGCCGCGGGACCCGACGCCGCGGACAGCTTCTGGTAGGCCTCGAGCCGGAGCCGCTCGGACTCGATGTACTCCTCGGGGATGTGCGCGTCGACCGGCAGCTCGAGGCGCAGCTCGGTCTGCCCCTCGGCGACGTCGCCACGGAACGCCGACACGGCCTCGCCGATCATGCGCAGGTACAGGTCGAACCCGACACCGGCGATGTGGCCGGCCTGCTCGGCGCCGAGCAGGTTGCCGGCGCCGCGGATCTCGAGGTCCTTCAGCGCGATCTGCATGCCGCCGCCGAGCTCGTTGTTCGCCGCGATCGTCGAGAGGCGGTCGTGCGCCGTCTCCGACAGCGGCTTCGCCGGGTCGTAGAGGAAGTAGGCGTAGGCGCGCTCGCGCCCACGACCGACCCGGCCGCGGAGCTGGTGCAGCTGCGAGAGGCCGTACTTGTCGGCGCGGTCGATGATGATCGTGTTCGCGTTCGAGATGTCGAGGCCGGTCTCGATGATGGTCGTCGAGACGAGCACGTCGAACTTGCGCTCCCAGAAGTCGTTCACGATCTGCTCGAGCACGTGCTCGTTGAGCTGGCCGTGCGCCACCGCGATCCTGGCCTCGGGCACGAGCTCGGCGAGTTGCGCCGCCACCCGGTTGATCGACGAGACGCGGTTGTGCACGAAGAACACCTGGCCTTCGCGCAGCATCTCGCGCCGGATCGCGGCGCCGACCTGCTGCTCGGTGTAAGGCCCGACATAGGTGAGGATCGGATGCCGGTCCTCCGGCGGGGTCGCGAGCGTCGACATCTCGCGGATGCCGGTGACCGCCATCTCGAGCGTGCGCGGGATCGGCGTGGCACTCATCGCCAGGATGTCGACGTTCGTCTTCAGCTTCTTCAGCGCGTCCTTGTGCTCGACGCCGAACCGCTGCTCCTCGTCGATGATCATGAGCCCCAGGTCCTTGAAGACGACCTTCTCCGTGAGGATGCGGTGCGTGCCGATCACCATGTCGACGGTGCCGTCGACGAGGCCGGCGAGCGTCTCGCGCACCTCCCGGTCGGTCTGGAACCGGCTGAGGGGGCGCACGTGCACCGGGAACCCGGCGAACCGCTCGTTGAACGTCTCGAGGTGCTGCTTGGCGAGCAGGGTCGTGGGCACGAGCATCGCGACCTGCTTGCCGTCCTGGATGGCCTTGAACGCCGCGCGCACCGCGACCTCGGTCTTGCCGAAGCCGACGTCGCCCGCGAGCAACCGGTCCATCGGGATGGGCCGTTCCATGTCGGCCTTCACCTCGTCGATGGTCTGCAGCTGGTCGTGCGTCTCGGCGTAGGGGAACGCCTCCTCCAGCTCGTGCTGCCACGGCGTGTCCGGCCCGAACGCGTGCCCCTTCGACGCCATCCGCGCCGAGTACAGCTTCACGAGCTCGACGGCGATATCGCGCACGGCCTTGCGGGCGCGGCCCTTCGCCTGCGCCCAGTCACTGCCGCCCATCTTCGAGAGCGACGGAGCCTCGCCGCCGACGTACCGGCTGAGCAGGTCGAGCTGGTCCATCGGCACGAACAGTCGGTCGCCCGGCTGGCCGCGCTTGGACGGCGCGTACTCGATGACGAGGTATTCGCGCACCGCCGTCGGCTGCGCCGCGATGCCGGCGGTGCGGCTCGGACCCTTGGGCCGGGTGCCGGTCGCGACCTCGCGCTGCACCATCTCGACGAACCGGCCGATGCCGTGCGTCGAGTGCACGACGTGGTCGCCGGGCTTGAGCTGGAGCGGGTCGACGACGTTGCGGCGCCGAGCGGCGAGCTTCTTGCCCTGGCGGGCGTCGTAACCGGCGCTGCGACCGTAGAACTCGGCTTCGGCGATGAGCCCGAGCTTCGCCTCGGCGACCTCGTAGCCGCGCGAGGCGTCGGCCTGGACGAGGTACGCGACGCCGGGTTCGAGGTCGGCCGGCACCTCCTCGACGATGCGACCGGCGAGTCCGTGGTCGGCGAGCACGTCGCGTGCGCGTTCGACGAGCCCGATGCCGGCGGCGGCGAGCACGAGGCTCCAGCCGTCGCGCAGGCGATCGCCCACGTGCTGCACGGCGCCGTCGACGTTGCCCTGGAAGCTCGGCACCGTCGAAGCGCCGACGCGGACGTACGAGCCGTCGATGCCGCTGTCGGTCGCGGCGTCCTCAGCCGCCTCCCCGGCGTCGAACGCCGAGAAGGTCCACCACACGCGCTGCGGGTCCGCCTCGCCGGGAGCGCTGAACAGGGCGGCCTCGCGGAGGTCGCGGATGCTCAGGAAGTCGCCCGCGGCGAGGTCGATCGGGGCCTCGGCGCCCATCGTCGCGGCACTCCACGCCGCACCCAGGAACTCGCGGTTCGTCTCGGCGAGGCTCGCGGCACGGCCGGCGACGCGCTCGGGCTCGACGACGGCGACGGCCGCCTGCTCCGGCAGGTAGTGGGCGAGGGGCACCAGCCGGTCGAGCAGGGCGGGTGCCAGCGACTCCATGCCCTCGACCGGGATGCCCTCGCCGAGCTTCTCGAGCATGCCCGCGAGCGTGGGGAACTCGTGCTGCATCTCTCTCGCGCGCTGGCGCACCGCCGGGGTCAGCAGCAGTTCGCGGCTGGGCGAGAGGCGGACGTGCTCGATGCGCTCGGGCAGCGACCGCTGGTCGGCGACCGAGAACGCGCGGATCTCCTCGACCTCGTCGCCGAAGAAGTCGACCCGCACGGGGTGGTCGGCCGTCGGCGGGAAGACGTCGAGGATGCCGCCGCGCACCGCGAACTCGCCGCGGCGCGAGACCAGGTCGACGCGCGCGTACGCGAGGTCGACGAGCTGCTCGGCGATGCGCGCGAGGTCGTGCCCGCGGCCGCCGGGTGCGAGCACGATCGGCTCGAGGTCGGCGAGGTTGTCGGCGATCGGCTGAAGGGCTGCGCGAACCGACGCGACGATGACCAGCGGATGCCGCTCCCCCGCGCCCTGCGACCACTCGCGCATGCGGCGCAGCGCGTGCAGCCGGCGCCCGACCGTCTCGGCGGAGGGGCTCAGTCGCTCGTGCGGCAGGGTCTCCCACGCGGGGAACTCGACGAGCTCGGCGTCGGGCAGGTACGGCGCGATCGCGGCTCGCAGCGCCTCGCCCTCGCGGCTCGTCGGCGTCACGACGAGCACGGCGGGCGCGAGCCCGGCGTCGGCGCGGCGCTGCAGCAGGGCCGCGATCAGGGCCGGGTCGAACCCGGTCGGCACCGAGAAGTCGGCGTTGCGCTGCGCTTCGGCGAGGGCTCGATCGACCGTGGAGGCGCGCGAAAGCGCCGTGTTCAGACCCTGCAGACTCACCCGACGAGTCTACGCGGGGCCTCCGACACCGTCGCCCGCGCGACGCCTGCGCACGAGTCGCCGTGGGTGGGTGCCCGGTAGCATGGGCGCCGCGCACCCGAGCCCCTGGAGGTCCCCCGCATGATCATCGCCGCCGCCGACGGATCCGCGCTCGGCAACCCGGGGCCCGCGGGCTGGGCCTGGTTCGTCGACGAGGGATGCTGGGCCGCTGGCGGGTGGACCCGCGCGACCAACAACCAGGGGGAGTTGAAGGCGGTGCTCGAGCTGTTCCGGGCGACCGCGCACCTCGACGACGACCTGCTCGTGCAGTGCGA from Agromyces sp. LHK192 includes these protein-coding regions:
- a CDS encoding acyltransferase family protein, with product MVGRPSPSVWLSAQPRATTPRRREWAGRGFQAGDRVTRAPAEHGSRIPQVPSPSVPQRPRYRPDLDGLRGLAILLVVVGHVWFARVSGGVDAFLLLSGFLVGASTLANVADGRFRIGGFARRIAGRLLPVIIPVVATILIVGAMVYPPTRWSDLAAQSISSLTFTQNWWLAIEGTSYGGADVTVSPFQHLWSLSVQAQLYTGFAALMMLVGAATRPRSRAARTRVLSIAVVILLAASFAYAVVIGQLNQAWAYYDTFARAWEFLLGIVIARAVTVVRLPHVVRTVSGWGGAAALVATIVLVNGAATFPGPAALLPVGGAALVILAGETPTRTGVDRLLASGPARTVGRYAFSLYAWHWVVLVLVVLITADSAIGVVQGAAIVAASMVLAVLSQRFIERPSQQSPPSLRRSLAMGVVVALAITGSVGWLLHSARLATDSGSLSQAADGSNEPGATAVAGGGLEAPSTLPTDILLAAAHDVPAVYADDCIARDRDIVECEYGDPDSDRVLALVGGSHSGQWFSALAEIAAARGFLLRTYLRDECYFGEPGMDLYLSDDCDAWNHAVADRLAEREHMVFTTATRPNRSGSGAIEWVPDGYQESWRRLADAGVHTIAIRDTPWLDHDPIDCLADGGDSITCGVPREIELLPTNPAASVSLPDVTHVDLNDFICPDDFCPAIIGGTPVYRDPNHLTARYAASISPMLDIRLGEATGWW
- the hisS gene encoding histidine--tRNA ligase; this translates as MAASVTPPRGMRDFLPAEKARREHALGVIRRVYASHGFDEIETPVMEDASRLHAGLGGDNEKLAFAVMKRGLTGDDLAAAAASGDALSLADLGLRYDLTVPLARFYATHQAELPPVFRAIQIAPVWRAERPQKGRYRQFVQCDIDIIGEAGPLAELELLTATVAALDELGLTGCTIRLNDRRILAGVLASWGVADDLRERALITIDKLDKIGPEGVARELRELGIVGGSADVAAELVALANADWHLHDGVVPPPSWLDLDAYRDLLALRTALPGAAIEFDPTLVRGMGYYTGTIFEIAHPDFGYSLGGGGRYDGMIGRFLGREVPACGFSIGFERIVDLIGASAADRPRAVVLVYDADVPQGALLALKAELVASGARVRLERRVKNFRALLDRVTADGFDAFAPVTADATDASSLAFRELGA
- a CDS encoding cytochrome ubiquinol oxidase subunit I codes for the protein MSEIDLARLAFALSAALHWVFVIVTLGLVPIVATLHTVAVATGNPRTEQLTRHLGQVYLINYATGIVSGLVMEFQIGMNWSGLGEVTGNVFGAPLAIETIVAFFAEATFLGLWIFGWRVLPRWLHVALIWLVVATAYLSAFWVLVANGFMHNPVGFELRDGVAVLTDFGAVLANRSTWLALAHIVGAAGWVGGFVVAGIGARMLLRDRADASGRTLVRIGIPIVAVAAPLLVVAGGMQFPFARTSDASVEFAASPGWADVLLGVMALFGVLTTLATWFAMLPLLIRTAVARVRPLLHLMVWMMPVPVLVAVCGWIVRETARQPWAVAGVVTVEDAATTLPVGMLAAFGVATVAVTATLLVVDWSLIARTIARGPEASALGAGPAADVGAPVVAQEVRY
- a CDS encoding cytochrome d ubiquinol oxidase subunit II; the encoded protein is MDAALIAVQATLAVLLAGYLVVEGGVIGAGMRAWPARTTASTTARTTAAAPAHPGTGIGVGFLLSEAWTVAVIGLLAGAFTAYEAGLLVGAYPFAAAYLVAWLVRDGALWFGPRRASARWARTWSRLLAASSAVMASASGALLGAAVAVAPAGHHVEAGAAIASPLVWLGAITAPVLMRLLGSADASRTRTAATIAAAGFAVALVAVGSPVLTGLASDPATLAVIAAAGLPVLVPVIAVQFAWWLRSRSPSPFFTWPSPAAAAPVPAAAPAA
- a CDS encoding YabN family protein yields the protein MSEHAESGTHEGLEELVAMVARLRAPGGCPWDAEQTHESLVRYLVEECWELVEAIESGDRAEMIEELGDVLYQVLFHADLAAHTPGEHFDIDDVARHMTAKMVSRHPHVFGDREAETAADVVAFWEDLKASEKPHRTSVLDGVPAGMPALALADKVIGKAEKADVAPDASPTAEALVARLADEEELGAELFAIVAAARARGLDPERALRGAIRGFGDRVRGVEAAAG
- a CDS encoding LysE family transporter; the encoded protein is MSVPLWLALLAASVVISFTPGAGAINTMRNALGVGLLRSIWGILGQQAALVVHIVIVALGLGVLVANSPLLFDVIRYGGAAYLVYLGIRQFLARPVAAPGDDPAAPGGPATSPAATALATESAWSLFRRGLLVNLLNPKAIVFFLAFLPQFIRTDAPLLPQYLMVAATVIAVDVAVMWGFFAIAARSFRRVTRSVRGQTVLNRVFGSLFLVVGVALAAIH
- the nhaA gene encoding Na+/H+ antiporter NhaA, whose product is MHLLRSERLSAILLLIAAGLGLLLANLSFGPELIDLKNAHIDLHAIGLDLSVGHWISDGLLAVFFFIVAVELKRELVIGELNSLSKALLPAIAAIGGVVVPALIFLAFTFGTETANGWPIPTATDIAFALGILAVFGRWLPMRVRVFLLALAVIDDLIAILFIAFFFTADADLASLGFAAIAIALFGAVSRIMKPRSPWILARRPQWPIVLVLCVLAVLAWYFVYQSGVHATIAGVALGFVMSRRPGGRAAHALEPWSNGVILPLFALSAAMVAIPQVRPSELDPAFWGILVGLPVGKIIGITLVGVLSALVVRKKSGTPALGFTDLLVVGALGGVGFTVSLLMNELAFAAQRDVADEGTLAVLLGSGIAIVISAIAVTLRSNWYRTQKRASKGVGGAFSR